A section of the Diabrotica virgifera virgifera chromosome 8, PGI_DIABVI_V3a genome encodes:
- the LOC126890134 gene encoding 52 kDa repressor of the inhibitor of the protein kinase-like has translation MGVIKEVCAFFHKSAKRTEVLKLTITECCPEQKKKKLISLCETRWVERHDSVLLFKELLEPVSLSLLKIEEESSNSAPKAHALGSSITQFQFLVNTFVLSHMLSKTHNLSENLQKKNLDLTQAVKNVSNVLDLLSKERENADNNFKVLYSQIQERADKLKIKEEVPRICRLQTARNNVPYSTQEEYYRRAVYLPYLDDFCNSLKERFESHKETVASLQNILPEFCIKTDFCALEPAFNSYEEDLSHKEVVESEFMLWKERWSQEKYENLPKSAVSSLEKCDQDFFPNIYVLLKLLAVLPVSVATVERSFSSLRRLKTYLRNSTSENRLNGLALLSIHRDFPISNEEVLDKFASVPRNLDFVL, from the coding sequence ATGGGCGTTATTAAAGAAGTCTGCGCATTCTTCCATAAGTCAGCCAAAAGAACTGAAGTATTAAAATTAACCATTACTGAATGTTGTCCtgaacaaaagaaaaagaaacttATTTCTTTATGTGAAACAAGATGGGTGGAGAGGCATGACTCGGTGCTTTTATTTAAGGAACTATTGGAACCCGTCAGTCTTTCCCTTTTGAAAATTGAAGAAGAATCAAGTAACTCAGCGCCTAAGGCACACGCTCTAGGTAGTTCTATCACTCAATTTCAATTTCttgtaaatacttttgttttgaGCCATATGCTGTCTAAAACACATAACTTATCTGAGAATCTTCAAAAAAAGAACTTAGATCTCACACAGGCTGTGAAAAATGTTTCGAATGTCTTAGATCTGCTTTCAAAAGAAAGGGAAAATGCCGATAACAACTTTAAAGTCCTGTATAGTCAAATACAGGAGCGGGCTGACAAACTTAAGATTAAAGAGGAGGTTCCTAGAATTTGCCGCCTTCAAACAGCCCGCAACAACGTTCCATACAGTACCCAAGAAGAGTACTATCGCCGAGCTGTTTATTTACCTTACCTAGACGATTTTTGCAATTCGCTGAAAGAACGCTTTGAGTCTCACAAGGAAACAGTTGCATCCTTACAAAACATCCTTCCAGAATTTTGTATCAAAACTGATTTCTGTGCATTGGAACCTGCTTTCAATTCCTATGAAGAGGATTTGTCCCATAAAGAGGTTGTGGAAAGCGAGTTCATGCTGTGGAAAGAAAGGTGGAGCCAAGAGAAGTATGAAAATCTTCCCAAGTCAGCCGTAAGCTCTCTTGAAAAATGTGACCAAGATTTCTTCCCAAACATTTATGTTCTATTAAAACTGCTAGCAGTTCTGCCTGTTTCTGTGGCAACCGTGGAAAGATCGTTCTCAAGTTTAAGAAGGCTAAAAACATACCTGAGAAATAGCACTTCGGAAAATAGGCTTAATGGGCTAGCGTTGCTTTCAATCCACAGAGACTTTCCAATAAGCAATGAAGAAGTTCTTGACAAGTTTGCGAGTGTACCAAGAAACCTTGATTTTGTGTTgtaa